The following are encoded together in the Halopiger aswanensis genome:
- a CDS encoding SLC13 family permease, with amino-acid sequence MNRRKALETLRSPIVAFGLAAIVAAATSLSVPSGMGTMLSITLFCIVLWVLTPVPPSYTGLIGLGLIAVAFSTDLALVGFQKPATWLIGFGLLMGEATRQSGLANAVGRTIATESIGDSSDADTRRTYRRLLFVLALGGHALAFLVPSALVRILALAPILRELGSWFDSREARVGLYLGPLFGTFYGSSGILTADLPNIIISGFAESIGGHTISWSEWWLHMYPVMGLVRVLLVVGIVYLLFRPPADSAFDVPGADAATDETAATDGDGAGARTGTEFGAAERRMLAFLLVGTAIWATDFVHGFHPVIGAVAVVVLAFLPEIGVADFDTAGGEVDFSILFFIAAVFAIGDGLTETGFTDTAATHLLEFVPTGAPLAVILASVFLITFGLTFLMEGVAVASVLTPVLIPYIEGAGLPFTPVLLAETMALSSYFFPYQSAVLIVILTEGDIGTRELIVATVACSLATIVLLLPIQFGLFSAFY; translated from the coding sequence GTGAACCGCAGGAAAGCGCTCGAGACGCTTCGGTCACCAATCGTCGCCTTCGGCCTCGCGGCCATCGTCGCCGCTGCGACGTCGCTGTCGGTGCCGTCGGGGATGGGGACGATGCTCTCGATCACGCTCTTCTGTATCGTCCTCTGGGTGCTGACGCCGGTGCCGCCGTCGTACACGGGCCTGATCGGACTCGGGCTGATCGCGGTCGCTTTTTCGACGGACCTGGCGCTCGTCGGCTTCCAGAAGCCCGCGACCTGGCTCATCGGATTCGGCCTTCTGATGGGCGAAGCGACGCGCCAGAGCGGGCTGGCGAACGCGGTCGGACGGACGATTGCGACAGAGAGTATCGGCGATTCGAGCGATGCGGACACCCGTCGCACGTATCGACGACTGCTGTTCGTGCTGGCGCTCGGCGGCCACGCGCTGGCGTTCCTCGTTCCGTCGGCGCTCGTTCGGATCCTCGCGCTGGCGCCGATCCTCCGGGAACTCGGCTCGTGGTTCGACTCGCGGGAGGCGCGGGTCGGGCTCTACCTCGGGCCGTTGTTCGGGACGTTCTACGGCTCGTCCGGGATTTTGACCGCTGACCTCCCGAACATCATCATTTCGGGCTTTGCGGAGTCGATCGGCGGCCACACCATCTCGTGGTCCGAGTGGTGGCTCCACATGTACCCGGTCATGGGGCTCGTCCGCGTGTTGCTGGTCGTCGGCATCGTTTACCTGCTCTTTCGACCGCCGGCCGATTCGGCGTTCGACGTCCCCGGCGCAGACGCGGCGACCGACGAGACCGCCGCAACCGACGGCGACGGTGCCGGCGCAAGAACCGGTACCGAATTCGGCGCCGCGGAGCGGCGGATGCTCGCCTTCCTCCTCGTCGGCACGGCGATCTGGGCGACCGACTTCGTCCACGGGTTCCACCCCGTGATCGGCGCCGTCGCCGTCGTCGTCCTCGCTTTTCTCCCCGAGATCGGCGTCGCCGACTTCGACACGGCCGGCGGCGAGGTCGACTTCTCGATCCTCTTTTTCATCGCCGCGGTGTTCGCGATCGGCGACGGGCTGACCGAGACCGGCTTTACCGACACCGCGGCGACGCACCTGCTCGAGTTCGTTCCGACGGGCGCGCCGCTCGCGGTGATCCTCGCGTCGGTCTTCCTGATCACCTTCGGGCTCACGTTCCTGATGGAAGGCGTGGCCGTCGCGAGCGTACTGACGCCGGTCCTGATTCCCTACATCGAGGGCGCGGGGCTGCCGTTTACGCCCGTGTTGCTCGCGGAGACGATGGCGCTGAGTTCGTACTTCTTTCCCTACCAGTCGGCGGTTCTCATCGTCATCCTGACCGAGGGCGACATCGGGACGCGGGAGCTGATCGTCGCGACGGTCGCGTGTTCGCTCGCGACGATCGTCCTGCTGCTGCCGATCCAGTTCGGGCTGTTCAGCGCCTTCTACTGA